TGGCAATTCACACAATCACGTGAAAAGGAAATATTTCTGATGAGGAATTTTAAATGGTTCATGTATCGTGTTGTTTAGGATGTGTTTCATAACTATGTTGTAACTTGTATGTGGTGATTtaatatgttatattttgtttgcgTGGATGTCACTTAAACATCCCACAGTACAACACACTTGCAACAAGTCAGAGAAGTATGGAGAACGAGACAAAGATGATGATATTCTGTCTGCTTTTGGCAGGTAACATGATTAGTTGCCCCTTTGTTTCAAATTTCTTTCCTATATACACCCCAGTTAAACTCCAGGAAGTTATTGTTTCTTTGTATCTTCTGTTactctctttcagctctttgcAGCCCTGTGTTTACTGGAGAGTGGACGGCAACTATTCCAAAAGACCTTGACGCCCTGGTTACATCCTGTGTCGTGATACCCTGTTCATTCACCCATGCTAAAGAAAGGCTGCCCCATTCCAGACTCAGGGGGAGCTGGCAtagtacaaaaaacaaagatgactGCATCTATCATGAGGATCAGACGCAGATCGTGGAAAACTTTCGGGGCCGCACACAGTTGTTGGGAAATTTGGGCGAAGGAAACTGCACCTTGCTAATGACTGAAATTAAAGATCATGATAATGGCCCTTTCTGTTTTCGGATTGAATTAGTACCAACAGGGACTGAAACATCCAAAATTGACAAGTTCTCCTTTGTTAACGATTGCGTCCTCTTTAAAATGATCAGTATGTCACAAACTTTCCAACAATTCTTAAATCCATACCAGTTTTCTATGTAACAACAATGTAcctctttctttatctctgcCTTGTCCTTTTTTCATTCATAGCTGAACCTCCAAAACCAACTCTGATTCACCCAAAGACAGCAGTTCAAGGTCGTCCCTACACCATCACCTGTTCAGTCCGCCATACCTGCCCCTCCCATATACCTAAACTCACATGGAGCAGAGGCACTGCAGATGATATCAATGAACTTCACAGAGAAATTCATGGTGGCTTCTGGGAGGTTCAGTCCACTCTGATTGTCATCCCTGAGGAGAAGGACGACCACACAGACATCACCTGCACAGCCAAATTTAATGGACCGAAGACATCCACTGAAAAAATGACACTTTATATAAAACGTAAGatctcatttgttcatttgtccAATAGAGAATATTTGTGAATCTTTTAAGCTTAATAGTGGGAGTGGTCATATTGAAGGTTACATTGGTCCATGATGACAGAGTCCTGCTGCTATTTATTACATGAACAGTCGATCATTGGCTTAATAAGCATGACACTGAGGATACTGATATCAGCTTTAGTGTAGCTCATCATAATATCCACATATAATCTCATACTAACATTAGCTGTATTGAATTTTTAGAATGTCTATTATTTTGAAGCATATACTGGATGTtgtctctgctctgtttgtgcaATAAAGGATGAATTGCTCATATATGAATTCTGTCTGTTTGCAGGTAAAGAAAACTATAACCACATCATCATTCCTGCAGTAGTAGGGATCGGCACTGCTGTGATCTTTGGAGGCCTCTGCATTTTCATGATGAAAAAATACAAGTGAGTTAATTCATTTTACAGACATAAACTGATAGCAAGAGCACATCAGATCAGCAATAGCATCTCTCCTCTCAACcctgtttcatttttaacacaTGAAAGTTTGTGAAGTTTATGTTCAGTATGTGCTCCacaataaaaagtaattttttttcctgtctgctcAAGGAATCGCATTGCAGAGCTCCAAAATCAGGAAGGCAGGTAAGTACAAAAAGGTTGTAGATCAGATTCCATTTGTAGTCTACACTGATATCTACCATCAGACGTCACTATAAAGTCCCcctgaccaaaaaaaaagaaacactggaACTCCTTCATTCCCACTGCCATAGGCATTTTAAACAAACCTTGAAACAACAATGAACTCTTACATATGCACTATGCCACTTTGCACACACAAGTACCATGTTTTTTATTCTGTCAAAGTAATttgtgttgtatattttattttgttttaggtATAGGTATTGTATATTTTAGTAGAGTTTTGTACAGTACGCTGTATGCTGAACCACGTCTAAGACAATTTTCTGTCACAACAGACAATAGTTTTCTGAATCTGAAATCTGAAGCTGAATCtgaatatctttattttctgtgattactttaatgttattttctgtcacatttaGCATGTGGAACCGGCTTTCCAGGATGTCTCGCAGGTGAGAGAAAACTGTGATTTTggagtctttttcttttttcatccttAAGAGTTGCCAAGGACAGTGTTATCTTAGTAACTTAGTAACTTTaataatgacacatttgatcTGTGGAAATTTCAGGATTCGTTCTGATGGCCCAGGACCATCTCATACTGATCGAAGGCAAGAGgcattttaatgtctttatcTCTCTAAGTGCGGTACAGAATGTAATTTTATTGACTCATTTTGTACTGTCCCTTCTGCAGCTTTGTACAGACCACAGAATGGTGGTCCCTCTGTGATTTGCATACAAGTGCAGAAGTGTAGTGCAGTTTTTATTTGGTTTAAGGAAGGATAAgatctttgcttttatttatatgcCTCACATCATTTGCTTACtttctgttctcttttttttgtgcagaagATCTATTTGGAGCAGATTTTCGAGGTAAGACATGAAAAACTTTGATGGTAGCACGCTCGCTTCAACTGAGAAGTTTCACAAGTTTCTTCATTGCTTGGTAGTTTTTACAGTTCAAACACACTtgaagaaactttttttgttctgttgaaAGTACATCTCTGTATTTTATTCTCTGCATTAATATGTTAATTCTTTTTActacattatatacaaaaaaaaaaaaaaaaaaaacaataaatctacTTCTTTTACAGAAGGCCTAATGCTGACAGGTCAGATTTGGATCATatgtaagtgtgttttaaaaaaaaaaaaaaaaaaaagtaaagaatttTTAATagctaattgtttttttgtaattatgtaGTGGAATACATTTTAACCCACAGGCCCAATAACGAAAGTTCAAAATCCGGTGCCTACCAGAAAACCTCCAAGCCTCGTTTCCCATCCCCCAAAAGGTACCTGGCTCACTTCTCTTGAACCTTGGCAAAATATAGACATCATATACAGCAAAAATTGGGTTTTTTTCTAATGccattctttttctctgtctttttgtgttgttgctgttgttaatGGGCCTCAGCCAGCCAAAATCCTACAATTACAAAGAGGTATTGGTGAACTACCAATTATTTCTATTCAAAAATGATATACAATACACTGGCACTATCGACATATGTCACACTAATAACTTTTATCTCCCACAGGAccttgatgatggtgatgattaCATAAATACTGCCGACCTCAACGTGTATGGAAAcctctgaaaaaagaaaagcatttgtACCCACAGCAACCAACAAACCAATCATGCTTACAATGATCATTTGTATTAAGTCCATTTACTGCTAGCAGTTTTGTTCTCTTccattaattataataataactttatttgtatagcacctttcatacaaaaaaaatgcagctcaaagtacTTCACAGCAAAggaaattacacacacaaagtaatttACATTAAGCACAATATATCTAATTCTGTCACTGTaactttatgtttaaatatacaatattatatatagaATGTTTTTGAATGGCTGCCATTATGTTTCTGCATAACTGTAAGTATGCCATGTTTAGGCATGGTGTCACCAATGTTGGTCCTAATCAAAATGCCACAGTGATTTTGAATTAAATAATCTGATAATAAGATGAggagattgataccactcttcTGGCTGTCTGTTAAATGTAAGGCCACAGCCAGCATCTTAGCCAACAAGCACATCTTACACTCATTGTTAACATGCTGTTAATTAGATATATTTTAAAGAGCTGGAAGGCAGTTAGCtgtttacagctgtttttatgCTTGGCTGAGCTCCATTAATATCTATTTGCTAGTGCTAATGCTagtgtattttatatttcacaaTCATTTGCAAGAATGTTTCCATGTACTAGCAATGTAAACCAAGTTTGGTCAGATACATGGATTTCATTATAGAATTTAAAAACCCTCCTTGTGGCAAATATCCTCCACCCACGTTTTTGGGGAAGTTAGGCTACTTAAAATGATGCGTGGCCAGGGACTTTTGCTAAAGGTGGTGGAACTCTTCATAAACATTCAACTCTAGTGGTAAGtcattttagtcttttaaaaaaagctacATAAAAGAAAATTTTCAGCATTCTTAAAGTGTTATTAGTTAATATGCTGAAACACtgtattttaaagcatttgATCAAATTCatgtatctatttttttgtgatatCATTGCTTCTGCATAGTGACAAAAAGTAGCACAGACTGGTTTTTATTAGAAATCTGACACAGTTTAGACTAAATTTAAGCGCAGCCAAGCTCAAGAAATCACAGACTTGCATGttacaaaaatatctgtctctgtcttacaattcaaaaacaaaatgtaaaattctgATTCCTGTGGGGGAGAAATGCACAAAATAATATTTCTTAATAGCCTGAGATCATTTTGCTTGTAACCATGAGTGTCTCAGGagttttctcttcctgtttttcttttttataccATATTGCCTATAGCAATAACTGGCCTGAACTTAGAACACTCAAATTTTAAGTAAAGCAGTTTAACCGCTttagaaagaagtgaaattatCTCAGTCTATTTACAAAATTGGTGTATGTTTTTAGATGTAACAtaatgtggtttgttttttttaagtgcctttagattgtgtgttttctatggcatttctgtgataaaaaacaaaaacaaaacatgtatcTCATTATGTTATttgctgttatgttatttgttattAATATACTTAATATACTGTTTGTCTGCACATCTTTGTCATTGCTGCCTATATTTACCAGTATgtttaaatcattaaatcatcatgtttacctattaaaatatgtttaattaaattaagaataaagaaataaagagattaaatgtgattttttttttcagtacatGTACATAATGTAGCAGGCAGGCgctgtgttattgtgttattacTATTTTACAAGCGGTCCATACAAAATCATTTGTGCTGTTCATGTACACACCTGCTGTAACATGCATGTGTGATCTCCCTTTTTAGTATGaggtttttcattgttttttggactttttttctgtcacaaaaAACCCGTTCTGGTTGAATAGTCAACGGGGCCCTTAAAATGATTCTTCTCCAAAATCAATGTACAAAGAGGAACTCTCTGTAGTCTTGAAAGGTGGCTTTTGGACCTTAACACATACAAGCAAGGATACTTTGGCTTGTACTGCTTTAGCCGCGTTTCCATCAAAAGTCTCAGGGCAGGGACTAGTGTCTAGAATTTGACTGCCCTAGCCGGGGCTGTTTCTGGGCATTTTAGTGCCCTTGGTGAGATGTCTGGCGCCTCTGAGGTAATCAATCCTTTCattatattttgaatttattattaGGACAGCCCCTTGAGATGCAGCATCTCATTTTCAAGGGGttcctaaaaacaaaaaatacaaaatataacacatacatacagagacaTTGTTACATAATAAACATACATCCTGAAGCGATGGAAAGCGGTAATAGATCTAAGAGAACGAGGAAGATTATTTCagaatattttctgtcatttctgtacTGTGGTGCAAGTATTTTCTGTATGAGACTTTCACTTCTGGCTCCTCTGGccacaatatttattttaattcagtttttccCCTCATTATACAACCTACACAGCGCACTTCAGGCATGCATTAAAATTAGTAAAGTAACTTAGATATGTTTTACAGCAGAATTACATATTAAGATAATTAAGAAACGTGCTTGTTTTCCTCTATTGTCctatttataaatataatatctaAGTATCATAAAGTATCTTCGACAATATCCACACAGAGGATCTCAGTGTGAATCTGTTGCGGCAGGATGGTCTAAACAGGATTTCGACAGACAGGAACTGACTTCTGCATCaacaaaatactgaagtttTCTGCCAGCTGCAGCACTTTATGTGGTCGCTCACTGCTGTTGCTTTCAtattatttaactgtttttatttgatgctCCTTAGTTCAGTGATTCACAATGCTGTGCCTTCAGTGTTTCAGCGGGTGATTTTGACAGGTGTCATTCCGGGAACAAACagctttttaattgtttttaggGTGAAATCTGTCTTTTCTGGAGAAGGCACTtctgagaaatatgaaaaaggAACCACAGATGTGTATCCTaagaatatgttttatttctgggTGTAAACTTTCAATGCATAATACTAAGATGGACATTTCTCATATGTTTTAGGTCATAAGATGTCTGGCCATTTCCTCCTGAGCTTCTGTGTTCTAGGTACTACAACTTTGTAGTGTGCTGTTCTCTCTAACTTTTGTTTATCAGACATATAAAAACTGACCTGGTCTTCACATTTGTAATTCTCTCTTTGCATAATGGTCCTCTTGCAGGATACCTTTTCAGCAATGTCAGGGCTTGGGTTGTAAAGATGCCAAGCCATATCAAAGGGATGAAGGGTTCCTGCCTTGTCATCCCTTGCACATTTGACTACTATCAATACCCACCCATGAGACCAGACCGTGTGGTTTGGTACCAGTATGTGAACCGCGGATATCCTTTGGTTTATGACAATTGGTATCCAAATGCTGTCATTTGGATATTTAACGGCAAAACAAGTAAATATCCCTCTACATATGGCAAAGACTGCAGTCTTCAAATCAACCCAGTGGATTGGCATCACCACAGACAGAAGATCTACCCCTGGGTAGATCCAGAGAATGTTGGGAAGAGTACCTACCGATTCTATGATACAACTGTAACAATTGAAGTAGTGGGTAAGTTGTCAGGGTGAGctcataaaaaattaaaaatttaggtggattatatttattttcattaacacatcttcacattttctttgtaaagACAGGGCAGAGGAACCAGAAATTATGATCTCTGGAGACATGAAGGTGGGACAGTCTGTGACAGTGCAATGCAGTGTTTATCACACCTGTCCCACATATCCACCAAAGCTGAGTCTCAACATCCCAGGACGCACCCGTCTCACTCATAGTTCCCTGTCTGATGGCACATCCAAAACCACCTTGACAATCAAGCTGAACATAGTGAGAGACCAGCAAACTGTGGAGTGTGACGTTCGACACACTGGTGGTCGCACTGCAAAAGCGTCTCGAACCTTTTATgctcagtgtaagtgatgggtgtgcaaaaataaaaccagttttcctttaatgttGACCTGAAAATTTAAACCTTTTACCTTTTATATCTCAGGCTCCATTTTACCACTGACTATCAGCGATACATCAGAAGAATTTCTTGAGGGATATCCCAAAAAAATAACCTGCACTTCCTCATACACATGCTCTCAACATAAACCAACTCTCACATGGAACGATGGTAGCATGCCAGCCTCCACTACTGACATCAAGAGTGGAAATGCTCAGTGGCAAACTGTCTCCACGCTGACATTCACAGCATCAACTAATGACCATGGAAGATCTCTGACATGCTATGCACGCTTCAATGGAGGAGAGACGCAGCAAACAAGCATTACCCTACGAGTTAAGAGTGagtagaaataataataatctttaacAACTGAACTTTATTTACTTGGTTTAACAAATTGGTTCTTcacataaaatatttctttctattttcttaAAGGAAATATGCTGTCCCGGGGTTGGTCCTTCACCACCCCTGGCAGCATCACAGGTATGAGAGGTTCCTGTGTCATCATTCCTTGCAGATTCACTTACAGTACCTCTCAACCTGCTGACCTCCAAGTTATATGGTTCTTGTACCAGAGCAATGGATACCCACCTGTATTTAGCCAAAGACAGGATGTTATTAGTAAGTTTCGTGGGATAACCAGCTTGACTGGATCTGTGAGCGAGGGGAATTGTAGTCTTAAGATTGAGAGCCTAGAGATGTCACACAACCAGGAGAGACTTTATCCATGGGTGGATAAGAACCCAATTACCTCCTACCACACCCAAGGTTTCACATTTTATGATAAAACGACTCAACTTATTGTTTCAGGTAAGTATCTGGGTGCATGTTCTCCATCCTCTTATTATATTCCAAATTTCAAAAACGCAGTTATTCAAATACCTATTGATGCTTTGATTTTCTAGACCATGCCCAGGACCCACAGCTGAGTCTCAATGGTATCCCCAGGGTGGGAGAGCAGAGCACAGTGTCCTGCAGTGTGCAGCAtacatgtctctctcttccacCCATCCTGAGTCTATCTGGCATACCTGGAACCGACCATGTTATGGACACTCTGGTATCTGATGAGATTTGGGAGAGGAAAGTGGAGCGAACATGGAGTGTAACAGAGGAAAACCAGGGTGTGAAGTGTACTGTTAGTTACCATGGTGGTCAGAAAGCCACAAGTGAGCTCAAGCTCAATGTCCAATGTGAGTACAACTTGAGGCGATGTGGTATTtgaattcaaatgaaaatgctgTTGTTTAGAGGTCAGCATCACTTTCGCATTTCTGCTCAGGTCCGTATGACGACATCAGGATGGATGAGTGGCAAGGCGAGGCGACAGAGGGTGTGGCAAAGAGTGTGATTTGCTCTGTTTCCTACAAGTGCGagaaaaatacaccaaacaTTGTGTGGAATTACAAAGACATGCAGTATTCATTACACACTGAAGAAATCTCTAGCAACACCTACAAAACAGTGTCAAATCTAACCTTCATTGGCTCTCTAGAGGATGATGGTAAATCTTTGACCTGCACTGCTCGGTTTATCACTGGGGAGACTTCAGACTCTGTAACACTTCATATAAAAAGTGAGTTTCTACATGTCATACATTGTAGTCAATAAAAAATGGGAGAACATTAGAGGAAGATTTTATTGACAGTGCcttgttgtcattttttccaGAATATGAAAAACCAATTGAAGAAACAGATCCACATGAAAGAGACAGTGGGTGTACATctcatttaattcatttcattgcCATATTACAACCCAAGTGGACTCATCTTTACAAGCAATCCAACATGGCCTTTTCTCCTTTTACAGTGTTGAGCAATCTGGCTGCTGACGTTCCTTTCAGATTCACCGCCCTAACCCGCTCCTGTGTGGTGATTCCCTGCAGCTTCGAGCACCACGAGGTTCTGCCTATGACACGTGGGATCTGGTCCAAAAAAGCCGGGGGTGTTGTCTATCATAATGGCAAGAGCAATGTGCTTGACCATTTCAAGGATCGCACCAAACTATTAGGACATCTGCAGGAGGGAAACTGCTCACTAGAGATTGATGACATCAAGCCCTTTGACAATGGGCCCTTCTGTTTCCAtgcagagagaggaaacgaTGGATACAAATTCAacaacagctgtgtttttattgttatgaaaGGTCTGGAGTCAACACTAACTATTTAGCTTAGTGAAATATGTCAAGCTATTCATCTGTTTGCTTCTAATCTAGAAAAAAAAGTACTCTTCTTTGTGTCTCATTTGCTCAGCTTCCCCAGAAAAACCAGTGATGACCCCAGTCCCAGCAGAAGTCGATGCTGGCTCTACAATCACTGTCTCGTGTTCTGTAACGCACACATGTTCCTCACATCCTCCAGTGTTCTCATGGAGTGTCCATGAACTCACCACTGAGGTCACACACACCTGGACGCCGCAAGGCATCTGGGAGACAACTTCCACAATCACTTTcacagctgctggaggagacgGACCCCAAGACCTAACTTGCACTGCCATGTTCTGGCGTGGAAAGCAACAAGCCAGCACAGTTAAACTGAATGTGAAGGGTTAGAGTAAAAAAATTCATCTGTCATGTTGTAATATTATCATATACTGAGTTGTGTTATTTCCTTAATACATTTGCATGAGACTCaaatgttccttcatcaccagGATCCCTGATGTACCAGTTGAGAAGAAGTCTCCCAGTAGCTACTCCAGTCTCAATTCTAGTTCTGATTATTATCACCTTAGCTGCAGTGTTTGGAGTGGTCATCTATAGGAGAAGGTAGGTGTCGATTCAGAATGTGCTGATATACTGATAAGATCAGCAATACACTGATGGTGGTACTTGTCTATTTTAGAATGCAAAAGTCAGTATTTACTAGTGTATTGGCTCTAGAGTGAAAACATGACagatttttacagtatttttttctaACCAACAGGAGGCATACTGATGATTCTATGAGACCACCTCCTCGACCAGAGAAAAGGTATgtagttaaaggataggttcacaatttttcaagtctgtcttaagaCAACAGTTAGGTTCCCATATgatcactgaaacatgttttgtttgctgtcatcattcctcctgctcatactgaccattagaagatccacACTGTCTGTCGAGGGGAGACTCGACacacagtgttttcctgttcagcgGCAGTGGAACAATCGTAATAAAAAGAGTGAATTTGGCACCAAAAAGAtggtaactttgaaagatatcgtcttgatttgacttatttggatGGCTGCattttagcttcaaataaacctaaatacatttttgcacagaaggtaCATTTTGGATTctggcccccatcacttacattgaaagtgcattatgaagggatctcttaatggtcagtgtgaacaggacgAATaaatacagcaagaaaaacatgtgtcaatgttaatttgggcaactgactgttgttttagggcagacttgaaaatttgtgaacttatcctttaaacccaaatgtgcagaatgatgaCATTATTGACAACTAGATTTCAGTTAGACACACTTACATCAAggaatttaacatttataacataaatTATACAATTAGATTTGACAGAAAAGGCTTTGCTGTTTGAGAGAGGTCTCAAAGAATTGGAGAAGCATCAAGGATTCTGCTGGGAGAATTAATCCCCCTTAAAACACACTCATTAAATCAACAAtactaaaaatacagcacatgAGAAGGAGGTTCGGGTGGTGGAGGGAATTGCGacagaaaacagcaacagagTAAAGGTACGGTTTCATTACATCTGTTCAACAAAATTTGCTGGCAGTCGGCTCTGACAAAGGACATTATGTAATGTTTCTGATACTTGCAATAAACAAATATTGATCTGAGCGATCACAAACTGTGAACAGTGTATGAGAGCATCTTCAGCAGAAGCAAATCGGAAATGGAGAGAGTATTCATCGGATGAAGGTGTAATGCGACTATACCTTAATAGTGAGAGGGTTCAGGGCCTAATGGTGGTGCATGAGTAGGCCTATGATTGGACACAACTAGTCAgctttacttgaagagtttaccaacttttatgtaaacagtgtcacggctcttgtcaatcagatgtaattgtctttttaatagtcagctgatagccaaactgtttgtgaatgagccagagattgtgaaaaatgtaaatcagcTAATGCTAACTGTATGCTCCACATACTGAAAACTTGATCTTAATTGTGACTGAACCCACATGTCCTGTATTTCcaccaaaaagcattttaaatatctgtttctGCCATTCAAACATTCACAGGAGATCGCTATGGGGTAGATTATCCAGGTAAGCTTGTTTAATAACTGCCTTTTGTTGGTCCCACATCATGCCagataaaaacaatgattaacTGTAATCTATGTACAGCCTTTTAAACTTGTGTCACTTAAAATAATTCCTCTACAGGCAGCTTT
The sequence above is drawn from the Thunnus maccoyii chromosome 10, fThuMac1.1, whole genome shotgun sequence genome and encodes:
- the LOC121905273 gene encoding uncharacterized protein LOC121905273 isoform X1, producing the protein MSGHFLLSFCVLGYLFSNVRAWVVKMPSHIKGMKGSCLVIPCTFDYYQYPPMRPDRVVWYQYVNRGYPLVYDNWYPNAVIWIFNGKTSKYPSTYGKDCSLQINPVDWHHHRQKIYPWVDPENVGKSTYRFYDTTVTIEVVDRAEEPEIMISGDMKVGQSVTVQCSVYHTCPTYPPKLSLNIPGRTRLTHSSLSDGTSKTTLTIKLNIVRDQQTVECDVRHTGGRTAKASRTFYAQCSILPLTISDTSEEFLEGYPKKITCTSSYTCSQHKPTLTWNDGSMPASTTDIKSGNAQWQTVSTLTFTASTNDHGRSLTCYARFNGGETQQTSITLRVKRNMLSRGWSFTTPGSITGMRGSCVIIPCRFTYSTSQPADLQVIWFLYQSNGYPPVFSQRQDVISKFRGITSLTGSVSEGNCSLKIESLEMSHNQERLYPWVDKNPITSYHTQGFTFYDKTTQLIVSDHAQDPQLSLNGIPRVGEQSTVSCSVQHTCLSLPPILSLSGIPGTDHVMDTLVSDEIWERKVERTWSVTEENQGVKCTVSYHGGQKATSELKLNVQCPYDDIRMDEWQGEATEGVAKSVICSVSYKCEKNTPNIVWNYKDMQYSLHTEEISSNTYKTVSNLTFIGSLEDDGKSLTCTARFITGETSDSVTLHIKKYEKPIEETDPHERDMLSNLAADVPFRFTALTRSCVVIPCSFEHHEVLPMTRGIWSKKAGGVVYHNGKSNVLDHFKDRTKLLGHLQEGNCSLEIDDIKPFDNGPFCFHAERGNDGYKFNNSCVFIVMKASPEKPVMTPVPAEVDAGSTITVSCSVTHTCSSHPPVFSWSVHELTTEVTHTWTPQGIWETTSTITFTAAGGDGPQDLTCTAMFWRGKQQASTVKLNVKGSLMYQLRRSLPVATPVSILVLIIITLAAVFGVVIYRRRRHTDDSMRPPPRPEKRRSLWGRLSRHSIWSRFSRRADDGRIGWQAERKPKNNTTTINYDPPISKRFPSPKDNRRPPRPAKPEVNYAVDYQVYGNI
- the LOC121905273 gene encoding uncharacterized protein LOC121905273 isoform X2, translated to MSGHFLLSFCVLGYLFSNVRAWVVKMPSHIKGMKGSCLVIPCTFDYYQYPPMRPDRVVWYQYVNRGYPLVYDNWYPNAVIWIFNGKTSKYPSTYGKDCSLQINPVDWHHHRQKIYPWVDPENVGKSTYRFYDTTVTIEVVDRAEEPEIMISGDMKVGQSVTVQCSVYHTCPTYPPKLSLNIPGRTRLTHSSLSDGTSKTTLTIKLNIVRDQQTVECDVRHTGGRTAKASRTFYAQCSILPLTISDTSEEFLEGYPKKITCTSSYTCSQHKPTLTWNDGSMPASTTDIKSGNAQWQTVSTLTFTASTNDHGRSLTCYARFNGGETQQTSITLRVKRNMLSRGWSFTTPGSITGMRGSCVIIPCRFTYSTSQPADLQVIWFLYQSNGYPPVFSQRQDVISKFRGITSLTGSVSEGNCSLKIESLEMSHNQERLYPWVDKNPITSYHTQGFTFYDKTTQLIVSDHAQDPQLSLNGIPRVGEQSTVSCSVQHTCLSLPPILSLSGIPGTDHVMDTLVSDEIWERKVERTWSVTEENQGVKCTVSYHGGQKATSELKLNVQCPYDDIRMDEWQGEATEGVAKSVICSVSYKCEKNTPNIVWNYKDMQYSLHTEEISSNTYKTVSNLTFIGSLEDDGKSLTCTARFITGETSDSVTLHIKKYEKPIEETDPHERDMLSNLAADVPFRFTALTRSCVVIPCSFEHHEVLPMTRGIWSKKAGGVVYHNGKSNVLDHFKDRTKLLGHLQEGNCSLEIDDIKPFDNGPFCFHAERGNDGYKFNNSCVFIVMKASPEKPVMTPVPAEVDAGSTITVSCSVTHTCSSHPPVFSWSVHELTTEVTHTWTPQGIWETTSTITFTAAGGDGPQDLTCTAMFWRGKQQASTVKLNVKGSLMYQLRRSLPVATPVSILVLIIITLAAVFGVVIYRRRRHTDDSMRPPPRPEKRRSLWGRLSRHSIWSRFSRADDGRIGWQAERKPKNNTTTINYDPPISKRFPSPKDNRRPPRPAKPEVNYAVDYQVYGNI
- the LOC121905273 gene encoding uncharacterized protein LOC121905273 isoform X4 — its product is MSGHFLLSFCVLGYLFSNVRAWVVKMPSHIKGMKGSCLVIPCTFDYYQYPPMRPDRVVWYQYVNRGYPLVYDNWYPNAVIWIFNGKTSKYPSTYGKDCSLQINPVDWHHHRQKIYPWVDPENVGKSTYRFYDTTVTIEVVDRAEEPEIMISGDMKVGQSVTVQCSVYHTCPTYPPKLSLNIPGRTRLTHSSLSDGTSKTTLTIKLNIVRDQQTVECDVRHTGGRTAKASRTFYAQCSILPLTISDTSEEFLEGYPKKITCTSSYTCSQHKPTLTWNDGSMPASTTDIKSGNAQWQTVSTLTFTASTNDHGRSLTCYARFNGGETQQTSITLRVKRNMLSRGWSFTTPGSITGMRGSCVIIPCRFTYSTSQPADLQVIWFLYQSNGYPPVFSQRQDVISKFRGITSLTGSVSEGNCSLKIESLEMSHNQERLYPWVDKNPITSYHTQGFTFYDKTTQLIVSDHAQDPQLSLNGIPRVGEQSTVSCSVQHTCLSLPPILSLSGIPGTDHVMDTLVSDEIWERKVERTWSVTEENQGVKCTVSYHGGQKATSELKLNVQCPYDDIRMDEWQGEATEGVAKSVICSVSYKCEKNTPNIVWNYKDMQYSLHTEEISSNTYKTVSNLTFIGSLEDDGKSLTCTARFITGETSDSVTLHIKKYEKPIEETDPHERDMLSNLAADVPFRFTALTRSCVVIPCSFEHHEVLPMTRGIWSKKAGGVVYHNGKSNVLDHFKDRTKLLGHLQEGNCSLEIDDIKPFDNGPFCFHAERGNDGYKFNNSCVFIVMKASPEKPVMTPVPAEVDAGSTITVSCSVTHTCSSHPPVFSWSVHELTTEVTHTWTPQGIWETTSTITFTAAGGDGPQDLTCTAMFWRGKQQASTVKLNVKGSLMYQLRRSLPVATPVSILVLIIITLAAVFGVVIYRRRRHTDDSMRPPPRPEKRFDRKGFAV